One region of Leptolyngbya sp. NIES-3755 genomic DNA includes:
- a CDS encoding iron ABC transporter, permease protein (similar to AA sequence:cyanobase_aa:AM1_3350) codes for MVDPPTSLNESPRLRQRIIGLAIGVLLLIGCFLVNLVAGTAKTDFNTVWNALFAFNDSTEQVIIRTARLPRALIAPTVGAALAVAGALMQGLTRNPLSDSGLLGINAGAALAVVATTVWLGNASMQLYVWVAFIGAAIAAVAVYFLGSLGRRGMTPLKLILAGAVLSYLLAAFTTGLLILSERTLEEIRFWLAGSVAGRSLEVFWQVFPYAAIGFAIAFSLGRQMTALSLGEDVARGLGLRIGRVKVMSAIAVVLLAGGAVALAGPIAFVGLVVPHLVRFWVGVDYQWLLPYAAIWGAILLSLADLAARWLLQPQELPVGVMTTLLGGPFFIYLARSRVKS; via the coding sequence ATGGTTGATCCTCCCACCTCCTTAAACGAATCGCCACGGCTGCGACAAAGAATAATCGGACTAGCGATCGGGGTGCTGCTGCTGATAGGTTGCTTTCTAGTAAACCTTGTTGCAGGGACAGCCAAGACGGACTTTAACACAGTTTGGAATGCTCTCTTTGCCTTTAACGACTCAACCGAACAGGTGATTATCCGCACAGCACGATTACCTCGCGCTTTGATTGCACCTACGGTCGGAGCCGCCCTCGCGGTGGCAGGTGCCCTAATGCAGGGATTGACTCGCAATCCTCTGTCAGATTCCGGTCTATTGGGAATCAATGCAGGAGCCGCGCTTGCCGTTGTCGCTACTACCGTTTGGCTAGGCAATGCCTCTATGCAACTCTATGTCTGGGTAGCGTTTATTGGGGCAGCGATCGCGGCAGTTGCAGTCTACTTCCTCGGCTCTTTGGGACGCAGGGGCATGACCCCCTTGAAACTTATTCTCGCGGGTGCGGTGCTGTCCTATCTGCTGGCTGCATTCACAACCGGGCTATTGATTCTGAGCGAACGAACACTAGAGGAGATTCGCTTTTGGCTAGCGGGGTCGGTCGCTGGACGAAGCCTGGAAGTCTTCTGGCAGGTTTTTCCCTATGCTGCGATCGGATTTGCGATCGCGTTCAGTTTGGGACGGCAAATGACAGCACTGTCGCTAGGAGAAGACGTTGCTCGTGGGTTGGGGCTGCGGATTGGACGAGTCAAGGTGATGAGCGCGATCGCGGTGGTGCTGCTGGCGGGAGGAGCGGTGGCACTGGCAGGACCGATCGCCTTTGTGGGATTGGTTGTGCCGCACTTGGTGCGATTTTGGGTCGGAGTCGATTACCAATGGCTGCTGCCTTATGCTGCCATTTGGGGAGCGATTCTGCTGTCGCTGGCAGACTTGGCTGCCCGATGGCTGCTCCAACCCCAGGAATTGCCTGTAGGAGTCATGACGACTTTGTTGGGAGGACCGTTCTTTATCTATTTGGCGCGATCGCGGGTGAAGTCATGA